The window CTCCatcaatgtatgtgtgtgtgtgtgtgtgtgtgtgtgtgtgtgtgtgtgtgtgtgtgtgtgtgtgtgtgtgtgtgttagctctTCTCCAGCCAGCACCAGGTGATATGGCCTGGTACGGAAGGTCAGCGCTGTGATGTCACTTCCCCTTCCTCTCCGGATATTCCCAGCATTCTACTGCCAGCAGCCGGGAACTCTGGGAACTAAGAGCAGGAAGACTGGctccgagagagagagagagagagagagagagagagagagagagagagagagagagagagagagagagagagagagagagagagagagagagagagagagagagagagagagagagagagagagagagagagagagagagagagagagaggtggtggtggtgggggggtgtTATCTGTTATTATTGCAGCATTGGATGactcattttcttttctataaaaaaaatatataaataaaataaaaacataagcaGCGAGGAGAAAGTTAAAATAGAAGACGGAAGTATTAGAGCTAATGACAGGAATGAGGACGGTGCTATTGTGTAGCCTAGCCTACTGTCTTTTACTGTATTAAATGTGTGATTGAGATTGTATGAAATACATGTGGATCATCTGTAAATGGAACAATATCGCCCCCTTCTGGCTATTTCCACTCAATGAAAAGCGTGTAGATGACAAAACCCCACACAATCCAAGTGTTTTTCTGTGATTGGTTtgatgtcttcttcttcttcttcttcttcttcttcttattaataataataataataatacagtaataataataacaatagcaAAATATTCTAGTTCTCTAAATATGACCGTACAGCATTGATATTacaacaaataaacaacatGCACACGTTTTTGTGCATGAACAGATGATTACCAAAAAGTAATTCACAGACGAATACAGTATTACCTACATGGTGAGATAGACCTATGAAACTCCATTAACATAAATCCAAATAGACCTTTTGGGGATTTTGGAAAAGGTAGCCTAGTGCTGCGTAAAAAGTAGGCTACTGTCAACACCAATCACATATATAGAGCATCCGTCgagctttttatttatttttacagcctCATAAAATTAGTCAAAGTAATAAAGTATCAAGAAGTAAGAAACAAACCAGAGTGCTATGGCTCTGAAACAAACGTTTCACCTCAAAGTCGCAGCCGATCCACTGTCCAAAACAGaaggtggcggtaatgcacctAATACGCTGGTTGTTGACCGCACTAAAAGAAGACGACGAAGAAGAAGACGACCAGTGACTGTTGTTGTAGCTAACCTTGTTTACAGGAGCTGAATTCCACGACTTGCTGCGTCATATTCCCCAGTCGGCTTTGCTGACTTTTCAGACCGAGATTTAGATCATACATATCTCTGGCGAACAGCTGACCACAGAGAGAAATACTGTTTGTGGTTCTTCCAGCACAGCTAGCTTTAGCTAGCGGACCCCACAGCAAAGAGAGCCAGCTAGTTGCGTAGCAGCGATGGAGTGGCTGGGTAACGGGGCTTCAATGTACCACGATGAAGAGTCGAGCATTTACCCAGCTTCAGCAGCCAATGGCTTTAGTGGTGTTTATCCTCGCCAGCAGGTAATTCGATCATGCTAGCGGCCGGGTTGCATCGCAGAGGTAACTTAACGGTATTAAAAGAATGCTAACTAGCTAAAGCTGGTTGGGGATAAGTGAAGTGAGTTCATGCCAACTTCgagcagttaacgttagcaaCGTACAGGCTCGTATCTGTTTTTCTAATAGTAATGTATTCCGTTGCCCTGTTTTCTACATGTTCTGTCACTATATTATCAGCTAGCTATCATATTTAGCCAATAACCCGCATGGGGAACAACACCAGTGTGTCCAGTCTGCATGCTGAATTGAATGAATGCTGACCTCATGCAAACCCAGAGTCGCGCAATTAAGCTAGCTAACGTATATTCCACTTTAACGCGTGGTTATACAGAAAACGGATCACTTGCTGTATCATCATCCTGTCAGGACATGGCTAAAATCAGCACCAGAGGGAGATCATCCATGTGTGGGATGGTGAGATTAGAAGCCACAacaagcagagcagcagcttacTTTCACTATTCTCCCAGGTCCTCGGTGTTCTCACACACTGACAGCTGTATGTGGTGTCTGTTGTTGACTAAAAAAGGCGTTTGGCTGTTTTGTTAGCCATGATAAATGTAAACGAGGCTTTATTTTTAGCCCTCCTGCCCCTCCCTGTACTAAATACAGCATAGCTCTGGTGTGATTCAGAGTGGGCAGTGTGTAGTGTCAGCTGTTCACTCTCGTCATTCTCTGacgatatactgtatacaaaacTTTAGGAGAAAAAATGTATGATAATTAAAACTTCAGATCAAACCCCCCCAGAGATAAGATCATCAGGAGGATGTTGTCAATTTGACCCCCCtttgtgtgaaaatgttttgattAGCTTTTGTGTTAGATGGGCATATTTTTCTCTATTCTATTTATAAAGCTTATACCCTTTGTCTAAGGTTAGCTAATTTACCTCTGGTTTGGTTGGTAAAGAAACagaaagtagtagtagttttgAGGTGTACCAAACACTGTTGTAGGTAGACACGAAATATTAGTTGCCTGCTCTAAAGCACAATGTGTATGTTATGAGTCTCTGACAGTTTCTCTCGTAGTCCtaatctctctttctttcatttacTTTACAGCAGTCACCGTCATCGCACCTTTGTGATTGTGCCATGGCGTCACTGTGCCAGAGCCAGCAGCGCTGTTTAAAGGCCTCTATCGTCTCCAGCTGGAGACTGGCTGAGGCCCAGGATCAGCTATGCTCTCTAGGCGTCCACAGCTCCGAGTCCCTGGAACAGGAACGTGCTCGGACTCTGGCCTGCCCCACTGAACTCACGCACACTGAGGAGGAGTGGCGCCGCAAGGAGAGCATGCTGGGATGTCAGGAACCCAGCCGCAGCCCTGTGCTCAGAGCTGTTGGGAGTTGGGACGTTTTTGATAAGGTAAGCAAACAGTTTGGCTTTTTTCAGCGCTGTAGTCCTTGAGTGGACTCAAGACATTTTTCTATTGTCTTGGAGTTcttggtatttggactcggactcggcaattggactcgccaaatattgTAATAATGATATTGTGTTGATTGTCTATTAACattttcttactcttatttgACTGTGTGTACCTACGGTCTACTAACCATTTAATAACATTATCAACAGTTAGTCATCTTCTCTCTATTCCAGAGTATCATCAATGTCCATAACCAACCTGTAGAAATGGATCAGGACAAGTGCAAGACGTTTCTCCAAAAGTACGACCAAGAGCTCAGGTATTTTGGTAAGTGAGATGCCAAATCTGAAGTTTCTTATAAGTATGGTCTTCCTCAGACTAATGGTAAAAAAGGTTTGGGTCTGGtatgtttttgttaaataaactcATGTCATCATGTAGCTAGGGTAAGGGTGGACCCTAACTAACCTTTTTGAaaacactcccctctggcaggaggctgcggtccaccaggaccaaaacctcatggGTCACAAGAACAGTTTCTTCCCAACTGCAGTGGGCCTCATCAACAAGGCCTGGGACCCCCACTGACAGTCTCTTAACCCCACACCCTCATTCACTACACGTTACATTAACGCATATCCTGAACTGTTAACCCTGGCCATTGcacatatacatgtacatactgTGAACATCCCCTGATTTGTAATATATCTATTCTGTATTTATGTTCTTGACTGTAGCAGTACTTTGCCTTATCGTTATACCCTTTTCATAtgtttattgtatgcaccatatacacaaaggcaaattccttgcaaGTGAAAACTTACTTTTTTGGTAATAAATATGATTCTGAGCTATTCCACTTTTTGCTTGAAGATTGTTGCAGGTTTAGGCAGGATTTCTTCTCCAGCTTTACTGGAAGAGATCACATGTAGTTTTCATGTGCATACCtgaatgattacattttatgtAGGAATTTTGACACATTACACCCGACTGTGTTAGAAGAAGGCAAGTCACCTACTGTTTTACAGCAAACTCCGGTTGCAGTTGGTGTTTTATCTAAATTATCCTTACtttgtatgtaaatgtttgtgcCTCTAGCCAGCAAGGCAGTTTGTACTGCATGTGAGTCCATGTCACAGTCTGTACTTTCAACTTTTACCATACCAACtatctaaacttttttttttaaactatagattcatttttattgtgaaatgttcAATAAAAGCATGAAGTGTCTGTACTGGCAGAAAGGATATCCATCTGAAGACATACAGGATGCTTTGGGAAATTATCCGAACGAATGTAAAATACAGGCTTTCTTAGTGTGGAAGCAGAAGTGCTGTATAGTTTAAAATGTTGAGTAGAAAGCAACACGCACACCACTTTGTGTTGCAGGGAATTCATTCTCCCATTTCCAAAAAGACAGAATATTCCCACACACACTTGTCACCTCTGCATTGGTTTATTTGGTCCATGTCGACGTTTTGGTCACAAGGACCTTTCTCAAGACACGTAATAGTAAAGTGACATAGTGCTTAAATACAAATCATGATGATCCACAGCTGTGTTGGAGGTGTGTCCGTGATTACGCACAGAGAGGAAACTTAActctatatattttaataatagggctggtattgttaaaaaatgttcgATACCAAGACTTTGATACtggttcctgaacgatactttttcCAATttcataaaatccattttaacaaaaaggaattacaacattacacattattgcacaaatctttttatttatttttcagctcctactacgtcaGCCCCGTCTATGTGTAATGTAGAGTTTTTCAtgtgtgtctctacgacgtgttatgttagacagccaatcacaaacattattagatcttggtagaagcatgctgcatgcttattggctcactgacactgatgagatttactccttaggtattgaaattgggtattgactgacaaggcatttttcgatactcgatactaaagaggcaattcggtcagtgcttaaaaagtattgaattcagtacccagccctatttaaTAAACGTGCAAAATACATCAGTGGGCTCCACAATGTCTCTACATTTTAAACCACTGCAACCATGTAAACACATGCACCATCCTTTGTTCTTGCTTATCTGCATATTTCAATAAACCTGCAAAGTTCTTTCTTTTTGGAAATGGTTTAAAATGTTATGAGAAAGCAGACACTAATTACTCACTTCTCATAAGGTGTTccaattataaataaaatgttaaaaaatgtaattctacTATGTACAAAACTCTCATACTCGTTTGCTGTAAATATTTCTGACCTCTATTTTATTAACATAGTAACATTCTCACAAAACAGTAGCAAGTAACTGAGTTTTCTTTGACAATAGTTTAACATGCAAAATCACCCATATGGTCCTTTCTTTTAATGTCTTCCGAAAACAGTAGCCTATATGCTTTTTATCCATTTGTCAGGTATGCTGCGGAGATGGGACGACAGTCAGCGGTTCCTCGCAGACACGCCTCAGCTCATCTGTGAGGAAACGGCCAACTACTTAATTCTGTGGTGCATGAGACTACAGCAAGAAGGGGTAATGTACTGAAAGGATCAGGCCGGTGttatttcatctttttattttcaacaataCCTCAACAATAAAACCTATAGTCTGTATAGTCACAACCTAATATATTTAATGCCTCTGTGGCAGAGAACTAAGTTTctgtcaaaaaacaaacaaaacacatacgAGGTATCTAATTGCAGCGGGTGGCATATTGCTTTATGATGACGAACACGGCCAGTGTAGTTCCTCTTAGCTCGTCAAACTAGAAAAGTAGTGTAAACGTGGAACCACGTGCCTGAACATGTTCACTCTGACATTGAAAATACAGTTGGGTAGTTTTAGCATAAACTCCCTCAGTGCCAACCACAGTATTACACTTCCTAATAAAGAAATGGCCTTACCTGCTTTGTTAGTGGGTCCTAATTTTACGCAGTGCCACACAATTTAAAGGTGTTGGAAGTACAGAATTTACCATTGTGCTGTCAGCGCTTAACCTGATGAGCCAGATGGTTcgttaacacagaaccatctgagaagccatcattggaaactgtttggaaaagggcaggcacttggcaggtgattggatgaaccatctgtctagcACGTTtcccattgttgttttgaacgaacagtTGCGGCCGTCGCACACACCTAATCTacgcccgtagctgccagtagctcctcaccggacgTTGATTGGTTCGGTaagctggtagttcagacaaaaacgcattacttgaagcctgacaagatgatTCAATAAGATTTTGTGTGATATGTAGTCCCGTGATTCTCGGGTGATCGCCTGATATCGCGAGAGTCCAGCTGCTGTGCAAGGTAAGTCAGCGCTAACCTCTCTGTAGAATTCATTTTTTTAGTGAGGTGCTTTGCCACTGATAACATGCACACTGATGATCCAGTGATTTTACACTCCTACATAGCTGTAAACACACCGTATGCAACAGCACATACCGCATCAATGCTTAGTATTAGAATTCAATCATTTTAAAGCATAAGTGAtgaaacatgactttaaaatagTGTGTTGAGAAAAAAGTGTTTACGGTTCGTGGACAGTTGCAGAGGTTAAACAGATGGCTTATTGAGACACACAAAACCAGTGTTTGGTTTTGTGTCTACTGCAGAAAGAAGCACTGATGGAGCAGGTGGCGCACCAAGCTGTAGTGATGCAGTTCATCCTGGAGATGGCGACGAACTCTCAGCAGGATCCTCGAGGCTGCTTTAGACAGTTCTTCCACAAAGCCAAAGTAAGACACAAGCATCTGATTAATACTGTGTGTGAATGCACTGCACCTTCCTTTGTACCTATATGTGGCTTTAATTCTGTTGTATGCAGGAGCATATATATGGCAAGGCTCTATGCCtgattcaaatttaaaaaacaaattccCCCTTCCGaaaaatgtttccttttaaGTTATGTTTTGTGACACATTTTGCCTAATATTGTTGCCTTGGTTGCTGTGTAGGAGGGACAAGATGTCTACTTAGAAGTCTTCTATACAGAGCTTGAGGCCTTTAAAGACAGAGTGAAAGAAAACGCATTCAAGTCTAGAGGTGATACACCCAACAACGTCGATCAACAGAAAACTAGCACAAACTGCATACTCGACCCCAAAGAAGCCCTGGACTCTTTACCTCCAGTAAGTTCTCTCTTTTTCATAGGTTGTTGCAGTTACCTCACACAGCTGTAGGTTTGCACCATTGAGCTATTGTATGTTAGTCCTGTGATtagggtcccattcatttagcactggaccgcgatcacccccagtggaactgcaaccaaattcggtaaaatggggctgaatagggagtggaacggctttccgtagacgggctttgactGTAAACAACAGAAGGGACTTGGTGTTGCATTTGAGTACGGCTCCGTAAGCCTGTGTTGCGTTCATAGTTGTTGTGaaatacccttctgccatctagtgttaCTTCTTTTTGTCGTTTAATAGCAAATGACTGGTGAAAAAagttgttataagttattgtaattacattttaaataactcATTTAAATTTAACCAtttggccttagcaataaacaagcttttctttcatctttcattttttattcattttgttaTTTGAGATAAAATACTATTTCACTTGCACTTTTAATAGGACATATCtgctgttttgcacagtttatacaaataaaaggaatatttttcagtcatttcattctgttaaaaaaaaaaaataataattgtgagAACATCGTATCGTGAACTTAAAATCGTGAATTGAATAGTGAGTTGAGTCCATATCCAGAATTgatatcgttacatccctacctGTGATTATGTAGAACTCCTAAGGTTCATCTTCAGTTCGATGTTGGAGCATCAGCACTCATGTTCTATTTCTTAGTGatattgtaaaaaagaaaatagctaTTTAGTAAATGGTGACAGGTAAGGATCCGTGGCAATTAGGAAAACCTGGAGTAAAAAACAAGTTAACACTTCTGGACACTTGTGCTGCCAAAAGTTGGATTTCTTTATGCTGCTGATGTTATCAGTGAGactgcctttttgttgtcttcctTAATTTGAAACTCCAACTTCTGCCATACAGTAGAAACTTGATAGTACATCCTCACTTTTAGTTTGACCTTTACTCAAATGTGCTCGCTGGTAGTGTGATGCCTCAAGCTAAAACTTGGTAATCTAGCAGTAGTGCAAAAGGGAATAGACAATAAATCTAATTTGTCAGGCATCATGATTTCCACCACAGTGAAtattgtctctctttttttcccgtacaaaaaaaaaatcttgagtCTCAAAAAAGATTACATCACTAGCAAAGCAAATCAAGTCAAAATCTCACCTGAGTTAAATCATTAATCATTTGAGTTAAATAAGCTTAGATTTCTAGGGCCTGCTCTACGTGTAGGTATTAAGTCTGTTGTACACAAATCAAAAATAGGTTTAAATGGAGCTGGAGAAAGTCTCTGGgggattaaagctatagtgcgcaactattttatatgaatgaccgtccgttacattcaagccattgccaaatgagttgagaCAAAGCCAATTAAGCCTATTAGCTCCACAAAACACTCTGTATTtctctcagtatggctatgtttacaaaatggtgtcgtccggtgacATCCGCACGCAGCAGCAcgagtgatgcgttttacgtcaccgctgagaaaggacaaccGCAGCGTTCCAGACAGAACAtcaaaattacaagataattagctcttctgaagagtccatcatgcgtttttaatcctccgtgttttagcaactgtgtggaggaggggtgggggtgcaatgaccgaaggcttgcgtcatgtggatgccTCGCCAGTGTTGTTTTCATTACTCAGAATTCCCCATGGGGACAACAGATTTTACGCACTATGGCTTtaatatacataataaataaatgaatgaatgtaataaattattttattacatggttaaataaatgtattgactATTTACTAATGATGCATGTTTACATTACTTTTCCAAATCCAAACAATAGATAATATCCTCACCTCTGCCATCAGTCTCTTCCACCTAATCATCGTGTCAGCAGCTCAGGTATCACAGAGAATCCTCACTCAGCAATTGATCAGAGACATTATTTTGCAGTATTATTTTTTCTAGATACATCAGTGAAGATTTACCATCTCTGCCATCTTAAAGGAAAAGAGGAATTACAAATGTGTCACTCTTTTCTACTAACTTGGTCTTTGTAATTGAAAGCCTTTTGTAAGTGAGAGGGAGTGAGGCCTCCCCTCTGTTGGCCCCACAGCTTGACTAGCTGCCAAACATCTACACAGGGAAAACAAACATCCTCTCCTTCTCCCAGAGAGGAAAGATGGCATCCCAGGTCCtcctttgtgttgtttttccttttctcttagCATTTCTCTTTGCCTCAGTTTTAACTCGGTTAGTGTCTAAGGAGTGATGAGT is drawn from Sander vitreus isolate 19-12246 chromosome 16, sanVit1, whole genome shotgun sequence and contains these coding sequences:
- the cdc37l1 gene encoding hsp90 co-chaperone Cdc37-like 1 isoform X1 is translated as MEWLGNGASMYHDEESSIYPASAANGFSGVYPRQQQSPSSHLCDCAMASLCQSQQRCLKASIVSSWRLAEAQDQLCSLGVHSSESLEQERARTLACPTELTHTEEEWRRKESMLGCQEPSRSPVLRAVGSWDVFDKSIINVHNQPVEMDQDKCKTFLQKYDQELRYFGMLRRWDDSQRFLADTPQLICEETANYLILWCMRLQQEGKEALMEQVAHQAVVMQFILEMATNSQQDPRGCFRQFFHKAKEGQDVYLEVFYTELEAFKDRVKENAFKSRGDTPNNVDQQKTSTNCILDPKEALDSLPPVAEYPMKHCLEAGLWTSTVRWTKNDATETDDIRMMETS
- the cdc37l1 gene encoding hsp90 co-chaperone Cdc37-like 1 isoform X2, with amino-acid sequence MEWLGNGASMYHDEESSIYPASAANGFSGVYPRQQQSPSSHLCDCAMASLCQSQQRCLKASIVSSWRLAEAQDQLCSLGVHSSESLEQERARTLACPTELTHTEEEWRRKESMLGCQEPSRSPVLRAVGSWDVFDKSIINVHNQPVEMDQDKCKTFLQKYDQELRYFGMLRRWDDSQRFLADTPQLICEETANYLILWCMRLQQEGKEALMEQVAHQAVVMQFILEMATNSQQDPRGCFRQFFHKAKEGQDVYLEVFYTELEAFKDRVKENAFKSRGDTPNNVDQQKTSTNCILDPKEALDSLPPIISSPLPSVSST
- the cdc37l1 gene encoding hsp90 co-chaperone Cdc37-like 1 isoform X3 → MEWLGNGASMYHDEESSIYPASAANGFSGVYPRQQQSPSSHLCDCAMASLCQSQQRCLKASIVSSWRLAEAQDQLCSLGVHSSESLEQERARTLACPTELTHTEEEWRRKESMLGCQEPSRSPVLRAVGSWDVFDKSIINVHNQPVEMDQDKCKTFLQKYDQELRYFGMLRRWDDSQRFLADTPQLICEETANYLILWCMRLQQEGKEALMEQVAHQAVVMQFILEMATNSQQDPRGCFRQFFHKAKVAEYPMKHCLEAGLWTSTVRWTKNDATETDDIRMMETS